The following are from one region of the Vibrio hyugaensis genome:
- the cydD gene encoding heme ABC transporter permease/ATP-binding protein CydD yields the protein MDKKKQSSLNKWLQQQSKLAKRWLMVAIGLGVLSSVFLLAQAALLASILHQLIIEQVDKSELVWYFVGLGVTVIGRAACTWGREIAGYRCGEQIRVYIRQLILDKVHQLGPAYIKGKPAGSWATLILEQVEDMQDFFSRYLPQMSLSVLVPFIILVVVFPINWAAGLIFLITAPLVPMFMALVGMKAADANRKNFKALQRLSGHFYDRLQAMTTIRLFDRTQSETETLKGASEVFRTRTMDVLKIAFLSSAVLEFFTSISIAITAVYFGFSYIGELNFGYYGTGVTLFAGLFILILAPEFYQPLRDLGTFYHAKQQAVGAAESIVEFLELDVDQVKDGNKAVEQNAAIHIEAQDLVIFSPEGKQLAGPLSFSLEANQSTALVGPSGAGKTSLVNTILGFMPYKGSLKINGCELSELDLATWRETISWIGQNPMLLHGSIRDNVTLGKQDIQDQQVHSVLSDSHAAEFVEMHGLDYQISDRSGGLSVGQAQRLALARAMLQNGRFWLLDEPTASLDARSEKLVMEGIGKYTESTTNLMITHQLAPLQNVSQILVMQDGQIVQRGDYATLASQDGLFKEMLAANLAQRESDKGNLDA from the coding sequence ATGGATAAGAAAAAGCAAAGCAGCTTGAATAAGTGGCTTCAGCAACAAAGTAAGTTGGCCAAGCGCTGGCTGATGGTTGCGATAGGCCTAGGCGTACTATCAAGCGTGTTTTTATTGGCTCAAGCAGCCCTGCTCGCCTCCATTCTTCACCAACTCATTATTGAACAAGTCGACAAGTCCGAGCTCGTTTGGTACTTCGTCGGACTCGGTGTCACCGTTATCGGTCGCGCAGCTTGTACTTGGGGACGCGAAATCGCTGGATATCGTTGCGGCGAACAGATCCGCGTTTACATCCGCCAACTGATTCTCGATAAAGTTCACCAACTTGGTCCTGCTTATATTAAAGGTAAGCCAGCAGGCAGCTGGGCAACGTTGATTCTAGAGCAAGTAGAAGACATGCAAGACTTCTTCTCTCGCTACCTTCCGCAAATGTCGTTGTCTGTTTTGGTGCCTTTCATCATCCTAGTGGTGGTTTTCCCAATTAACTGGGCAGCGGGTTTAATTTTCCTAATTACCGCACCATTGGTTCCAATGTTTATGGCGTTGGTAGGTATGAAAGCCGCTGACGCAAACCGTAAGAACTTCAAAGCGCTGCAACGTTTATCTGGTCACTTCTATGACCGTTTGCAAGCAATGACAACCATCCGTTTGTTCGACCGTACTCAATCAGAAACCGAGACATTAAAAGGTGCATCTGAAGTTTTCCGTACTCGTACAATGGACGTATTGAAGATTGCATTCCTATCTTCAGCGGTTCTTGAGTTCTTCACTTCTATCTCAATTGCGATTACGGCGGTTTACTTTGGCTTTAGCTATATCGGAGAGCTCAACTTCGGTTACTACGGCACAGGTGTAACGCTGTTTGCAGGTCTGTTTATTCTGATCCTTGCGCCTGAGTTCTATCAGCCATTGCGTGACCTTGGTACCTTCTACCATGCCAAGCAACAAGCAGTGGGCGCAGCAGAAAGCATTGTTGAATTTCTAGAACTAGATGTGGACCAAGTTAAAGACGGAAACAAGGCAGTAGAACAAAACGCAGCGATTCATATCGAAGCTCAAGACCTTGTTATCTTCAGCCCTGAAGGTAAGCAACTTGCAGGTCCGCTATCCTTCTCGCTAGAAGCAAACCAAAGCACTGCGCTAGTTGGCCCAAGTGGTGCAGGTAAAACCAGCTTAGTAAATACCATCCTTGGTTTTATGCCATACAAAGGCAGCTTAAAAATTAACGGCTGTGAACTTTCCGAGTTGGATTTGGCGACATGGCGCGAAACCATCAGTTGGATTGGCCAAAACCCAATGCTTCTGCACGGCAGCATTCGTGACAACGTCACTCTAGGTAAGCAAGATATTCAAGACCAGCAAGTCCACTCTGTACTGAGCGACTCCCACGCCGCAGAGTTTGTTGAAATGCACGGTCTGGATTACCAAATCTCTGATCGCTCTGGCGGTTTGTCTGTTGGTCAGGCACAGCGTCTTGCCCTTGCTCGTGCGATGCTGCAAAACGGCCGTTTTTGGCTACTTGATGAACCAACTGCAAGTTTGGATGCTCGAAGCGAGAAATTAGTTATGGAAGGCATCGGTAAATACACCGAGTCCACCACTAACTTGATGATCACTCACCAACTTGCGCCACTGCAGAATGTCTCCCAAATTCTGGTTATGCAAGATGGTCAAATCGTTCAACGTGGCGATTACGCAACGTTGGCTTCGCAAGATGGTCTATTTAAAGAAATGTTGGCTGCCAATCTAGCTCAACGTGAATCAGACAAGGGGAACTTAGATGCGTGA
- the cydC gene encoding heme ABC transporter ATP-binding protein/permease CydC gives MRDLLPYLKLYKKHWFGLSLGMLLAFLTLAASIGLLTLSGWFISAAAVAGLTIARETFNYMLPGAGVRGAAMARTAGRWGERVVSHNATFKLLTDLRIFFFKKLAPLIPGRVSTLRDADLLNRLVADVDAMDHVYLRLVSPVIVGIFGILSLTAVLAFFDWHLALLLGGILTVMLLVWPVLFYKLGKHNGEHLTQNKAQLRVATLDWLQGYSELSLFGAEERYRNVILEKQKQLLSNQFVNANLTGMASGLLMLANGLTLVAMLWFAADGVGGRAPDPWIALFAFATMASFEILMPIAGAFQYLGQTLTSARRLNEITLAEPDVVFPETSKREGGKPLNIEFDKVDFTYPDGQQKVLKDLTLSLPLGSKTAIVGQTGSGKSTLIQLLCRYWDVNQGQVSIGGAPLQDWSESDLRAAITVVSQRVDVLNGTLRDNLLLAAPEATDEQLADILTKVDLANLLDEPGLDAWLGDGGRQLSGGEKRRIGIARALLRDAPILLLDEPTEGLDKRTEQTVMELFKQHFTNKTVVFITHRLIELESMDNICLMEQGEIIEQGSHQALLAEKGRYHQLLQSL, from the coding sequence ATGCGTGATTTACTCCCTTATCTAAAACTGTATAAAAAGCATTGGTTTGGTTTGTCACTCGGCATGCTTCTGGCATTTCTGACGCTGGCTGCTTCTATTGGCCTACTCACCTTATCCGGCTGGTTTATCTCTGCGGCTGCGGTCGCGGGTTTAACTATTGCTCGTGAAACCTTCAACTATATGCTTCCGGGCGCTGGCGTTCGTGGCGCTGCGATGGCACGTACTGCGGGCCGTTGGGGCGAGCGTGTAGTTAGCCACAATGCAACATTCAAGCTATTGACGGATTTACGTATCTTCTTCTTCAAGAAGCTTGCGCCGCTGATCCCTGGTCGCGTTTCGACTCTGCGTGATGCGGATCTACTGAACCGACTAGTGGCAGACGTAGACGCGATGGACCATGTGTACTTGCGCCTTGTCAGCCCTGTGATTGTTGGCATCTTTGGTATCTTGTCGCTAACTGCCGTACTCGCCTTCTTTGATTGGCACCTTGCCCTACTGCTTGGCGGTATCCTGACTGTGATGCTGTTGGTATGGCCGGTATTGTTCTACAAACTGGGCAAACATAACGGCGAACACTTGACTCAAAACAAAGCACAACTGCGCGTAGCGACACTGGACTGGCTACAAGGTTACAGCGAACTGAGCCTTTTTGGTGCAGAAGAGCGTTACCGTAATGTGATTCTAGAAAAACAAAAACAACTGCTGTCCAACCAGTTTGTTAATGCAAACCTCACTGGTATGGCGTCTGGCTTGTTGATGCTCGCTAACGGCTTAACCCTTGTTGCAATGCTTTGGTTTGCTGCTGATGGTGTTGGCGGTCGTGCACCAGATCCTTGGATTGCACTGTTCGCGTTTGCAACTATGGCGAGCTTTGAAATTCTGATGCCAATCGCCGGTGCGTTCCAATACCTAGGTCAAACATTGACGTCCGCGCGTCGATTGAACGAAATCACCTTAGCGGAGCCAGACGTTGTCTTCCCAGAAACATCGAAGCGTGAAGGTGGTAAACCGTTAAATATTGAGTTCGACAAGGTTGATTTCACCTACCCTGATGGTCAACAAAAAGTGCTGAAAGACCTAACGCTCTCACTACCATTGGGCTCAAAAACGGCGATTGTTGGCCAAACTGGTTCAGGTAAGTCGACACTTATTCAATTGCTTTGTCGCTACTGGGATGTAAACCAAGGTCAAGTGAGCATTGGTGGTGCGCCGTTACAAGATTGGAGCGAATCCGATCTGCGCGCTGCAATCACGGTAGTTAGCCAACGTGTGGATGTGCTTAATGGCACACTGCGTGACAACCTATTGCTTGCGGCTCCAGAAGCAACGGATGAACAACTGGCTGATATTCTGACTAAAGTGGACTTGGCGAATCTATTAGACGAGCCAGGACTGGATGCTTGGCTAGGTGACGGCGGGCGTCAACTTTCTGGTGGTGAGAAGCGTCGTATCGGCATTGCTCGCGCTCTATTGCGTGATGCCCCTATCCTACTGCTTGATGAGCCGACCGAAGGTCTAGACAAGCGCACTGAACAAACAGTAATGGAACTGTTCAAGCAACACTTCACTAATAAGACGGTCGTATTCATTACTCACCGTTTGATTGAGCTAGAAAGCATGGACAACATCTGTTTGATGGAACAAGGCGAGATCATCGAGCAAGGTAGCCACCAAGCATTGCTTGCAGAAAAAGGTCGTTACCACCAGCTACTACAATCTCTGTAA